The nucleotide sequence tattttgCCACATTCAAAGGAAATTGACCTTAATATAGTATCTGAGTCATTCACggatacataaaaatattaatttctctaTGCCCAAAACCTTTTAATTCCAagactaataaaaattaaagcgTTAAAATTAAATGCATATCTCATAGTATCCAATTAGGGGTGTCAATTGGGCCTTAGGCCCGCGGGCATGGCCCATTAGGTATCATAGCGGGTCGGGCATGGACCCTTAATTTCATGCCCAAAAATTGGCGGGTCTCGCGGGCATAGCCCGTTTGGTTTGCGGGTCAAATGGATTTTGTCCGCTCACGCCCGCGGTCATGCGGGTGGTCCGCGAAATTGCCAACATCGCAAAGTTCGCCTTAGAGAGAGGAGGAAATTCAAGGAGAACAGAGGAGATTCTTTTGCTTACTGAAGCAATTCTTTTGCTGCTGCTGAAGCAATTCTTTTGTTGGCCTTTGAGACACCGATTGGCAATCGATTTTGCTAGCCTTTGAGACACCGATTTTGCTGCTTACTGAAGCAATTCTTTTGCTGCTGCTGAAGCAATTCTTTTGCTAGCCTTTGAAACACCGACCGATTGCTGCTGCGAATcaaaggtgatttttttttcttttacaagtttGGTAATTAGATTTGAGCTCTACTCAAATTTCTATCTAAATTTATTATCTATGGCTCGCTCTCATGAGTCACTTGCAGGGTATCTTCGATGTATGGATGTGGAAGCTTGCATCGTTTTGGCCACTATTCTTGACATTATTGTGAGAGGTATCGTAACTANNNNNNNNNNNNNNNNNNNNNNNNNNNNNNNNNNNNNNNNNNNNNNNNNNNNNNNNNNNNNNNNNNNNNNNNNNNNNNNNNNNNNNNNNNNNNNNNNNNNNNNNNNNNNNNNNNNNNNNNNNNNNNNNNNNNNNNNNNNNNNNNNNNNNNNNNNNNNNNNNNNNNNNNNNNNNNNNNNNNNNNNNNNNNNNNNNNNNNNNNNNNNNNNNNNNNNNNNNNNNNNNNNNNNNNNNNNNNNNNNNNNNNNNNNNNNNNNNNNNNNNNNNNNNNNNNNNNNNNNNNNNNNNNNNNNNNNNNNNNNNNNNNNNNNNNNNNNNNNNNNNNNNNNNNNNNNNNNNNNNNNNNNNNNNNNNNNNNNNNNNNNNNNNNNNNNNNNNNNNNNNNNNNNNNNNNNNNNNNNNNNNNNNNNNNNNNNNNNNNNNNNNNNNNNNNNNNNNNNNNNNNNNNNNNNNNNNNNNNNNNNNNNNNNNNNNNNNNNNNNNNNNNNNNNNNNNNNNNNNNNNNNNNNNNNNNNNNNNNNNNNNNNNATTGTGAGAGGTATCGTAACTATAATCGTTCATGTTCTTGAGTTGCTGTTGAGTTACAAGAGTGAATATGGAAAGTTGGAAACaatcagattttgattttgtttgtctcCTATTTTGCAGCTATCGCCGAGTACAAGCATTCTTGTTGGTTTGAAAAGTTGACTGAGGAGAAGAGAAACGTGTATGTAGAGGTGTGTTCCTGCAGTTCGTCATTTCTGTATAATGTTGTGTTACTCTTGTCCACAATGTGTGCTGAACGTTTTTGGTTGCAGGTTATTAGAGGTGGTAGAAGAGTCAGGGCTTCTATCTATGATATTGTTGTCGGCGATGTTATACCCCTCAAGAATGGTTTTCAGGTAAGCATCACACTTTTAACAGAAATATTTCTTTGGCTTGTCTGTCTTGAACTTCAAAATTTCTGTGATTTGTGGCTATCGTTTTGGCTATTGTTCTCTATTGGTTTAATACTTTCAGTTtactatttatttgatttaaatttcagtttaaacattttcatttgtTGTTTATGGTTCTACTTTGGTTTAATACTTTCAGTTTACTCTGCCTTTCTCTCTGTACGTACACTCACTATACACCATTCTCTCTCCCCAGTCTCCACTCACCAACCAAAACCTCTCTGCTCCGTATTGTTTTGACACCAGCGGTGATGTtcttgagaagaagagatgccCGCGGGCATGCCCGTTAGTCCGCAAAGGTATGCGGAACGGGCATGGGCATTGATATTTCGCTCGCCGCCCGTGGCGGACATGCCCGTAGCGGATCACTGAAAATACGGGACCGTCACAGTCGGCCCGTTCGGGCGCGGGCATGCCCGTTTGTAGTTATCTCATAAATTGGAGAAATTAAACCGGACAAAATACTGACGAAAACCCGAAGCGGCCGGTTCTGGTTTCCACGCGTGTAGCGGTAGGTTTACAAGTGTCACTACGAAAAAAGCAAACCAAAGGGGTATTCTGGTAAATTCAACAAACATGCCAAGTAACGTTTTCGCTTCTGcattaacacacacacacatacactcGTCACCTTTTATAATTTCCTCTGCACCGCAGCGAGAGAGATGATAATGAGAGAATCAgagatctctctttcttcaacctTTAAATGGTAAAAAATATTTCGTAATTAAGGattttaattactaaatttCGAATTCATAatttacctaaaaaaaaaaaacggagaaaaaaaaaagaaataaaaaaaaaaatctctacgGCGATATTTACACGGTTAAGCcgccgaggaggaggaggaagataaTAATTCCGATAATGGAAGAGACGACGGAGAACGTTGCTTCTGCTGCTTCTGGTCACAACAAGCATCACCACCGTTACAGATATCGAAGCTCCGGGAGGCGTTTCTTGTTCTTCGCTTCCTGTTTTGGGTTTTACGCTTTGGTTGCCGTGACCTACGCGTGGTTCGTGTTTTCTCCGCATATCGGCCGTACGGATCATGTATCGTCGTCTTCGCTAGGTTGTAGAGAGGATAATGAAGGTTCATGGTCCATTGGTGTTTTCTATGGTGATTCTCCCTTCTCTCTCAAACCTATCGAATCCGTAagtttctctaattttttttttgttttttttgccttaGGTCACAGGTAATTGTTTACATCTAGGGTTCATAATTTTAGGGATTTTACGACATTGTGTTTATAATGAGTTTGGgtgattcaaaaaaataaacagatcaATGTATGGAGGAATGAGAGTGGAGCATGGCCTGTGTCTAATCCAGTTTTAACATGTGCCTCCTTGACCAATTCTGGTCTTCCAAGCAACTTTGTAGCTGACCCTTTTCTTTATGTACAGGTACCATCCTTGAACCCTTTCGTTTCTTCAATTGATCATAAAGCAGAGGAACTAcataatattgttttcttgtgaGTCTGATTTTTGAGTGAATGTGGTTTCAAACAGGGTGATACTCTATACCTCTTCTTTGAAACTAAAAACCCCATTACAATGCAAGGGGATATAGGAGTAGCAAAAAGTATAGACAAAGGAGCTACTTGGGAAACTCTTGGTATAGTATTGGATGAGGCTTGGCACTTGTCTTTTCCATTCGTCTTCAATTACAACGGAGAAGTAAGATATATTCAATTACTTTACTCTCACACAGTTCATTCGTGTCTCTCTCTTAACATCTTtagcttactttttttttgttggtttaaaagATATACATGATGCCGGAGAGTAACGAGCTAGGACAGCTTAATCTATACCGTGCTGTTAACTTTCCCTTAAGTTGGAAGCTGGAGAAAGTTATCATGAAAAAGCCGCTTGTTGATTCGACTATAATCCATCACGAAGGAATCTATTGGTTGTTTGGATCAGATCACAGTAGCTTTGGGACAAAGAAGAATGGACAATTGGAAATTTGGTATAGTAACTCTCCTCTTGGCACATGGAAACCACACAAGATGAATCCTATCTACAATGGTAAAAGAAGTGTTGGTGCAAGAAATGGAGGCAGAGCGTTTTTACATGATGGGAATCTCTATCGTGTTGGTCAAGATTGTGGTGAAAACTACGGGAAAAGGATACGCATTTTCAAGGTTGAGGTTATTTCCAAGGAAGAGTACAGAGAAGTTGAAGTCCCTTTCTCTTTGGAAGCGTCGGATAAAGGTAAAAATTCTTGGAACGGAGTTAGGGAGCATCATTTCGATGTGAAACAGCTAAGTTCTGGTGAATTCATTGGTCTTGTTGATGGTGACCGTGTAACTTCAGGCGATCTGTTTCATCGGGTTATTCTCGGTTATGCCTCTCTTGTAGCTGCTATTTCCGTGGTTGTATTACTTGGTTTTTTGCTTGGGGTTGTGAACTGTATTGTTCCATCAACTTGGTGCATGAACTACTATGCGGGGAAAAGAACAGATGCACTCCTGAATCTTGAAACCGCGGGTTTGTTCTCAGAAAAGTTAAGGCGGATTTGTTCTCGCTTGAACCGAGTACCACCTTTTCTCAGAGGATTCGTGAAGCCTAATTCCTCCATGGGGAAATTTACGCTTGGTGTTATAGTCCTTGTAGGACTTTTCCTCACATGTGTAGGCATCAGATACATATACGGTGGGAGCGGAGCCGTTGAGCCTTACCCATTCAAAGGTCACTTGTCTCAGTTCACGCTAGCAACTATGACTTACGATGCTCGTCTCTGGAATCTGAAAATGTACGTTAAGCGTTACTCTCGTTGTCCTTCTGTCAAAGAGATAGTTGTCATTTGGAACAAAGGACCGCCTCCTCAACTGTCAGAATTAGACTCTGCCGTGCCAGTCAGAATCCGAGTCCAGAAGCAGAACTCTCTGAACAACAGGTTCGAGATCGATCCGCTGATTAAAACCAGAGCGGTTCTTGAGCTTGACGACGATATAATGATGCCTTGTGATGACATCGAGAAAGGGTTTAGAGTTTGGCGAGAGCATCCGGAGAGACTGGTGGGATTCTACCCGCGTTTTGTTGATCAAACCATGACTTATAGCGCAGAGAAGTTTGCGAGAAGTCATAAAGGATACAATATGATTCTCACCGGAGCAGCTTTTATGGACGTTCGGTTTGCCTTTGATATGTATCAATCGGAGAAAGCGAAACTCGGTCGTGAATTTGTAAACGAGCAGTTTAATTGTGAAGACATTTTGCTGAATTTCTTGTACGCGAATGCCAGCGGATCAGGAAAAGCTGTGGAGTACGTGAGACCGTCTTTGACAACAATCGACACTTCGAAATTTTCAGGTGTAGCTATTAGTGGAAACACGAACCaacattacaaaaagagaaGTAAGTGTCTCCGGCGATTCTCGGATTTGTATGGAAGTTTGGCTGATCGAAGATGGGAATTTGGTGGGAGAAAAGACGGGTGGGATTTGTAGAGCAGTAGTGTTACTTGTAGGGCAAGTTAGTAGTTCCTCAATTAAATGGgagtttcaaaattataaaatccaTAGCCCTTTtccttaatatataatttcactTTGGTTGTTGTGTTTATTGTAGAATGTAActttagccttttttttttcatatctttgttagAAACTGGTGTGGTGGGGGATCGATAAGGATTATctgatttaatttataattgaaTAAGCTTCACAGAATAAGATTAGGACGACTCAAAAAACAAATCCGACTGGAAAAAGGAATGCctcactctatatatatacacgcatACCTAAGCAACAAATTAATCAACACACAAACGTAACTCATCATAACTTAAAGCAACAAATCTCTCATCCTTCCCTAGCTTAATGTCTACGACAAAAACATCATCGCTTCTGGTGCTTCTACTCTTCGTGTCCCTTGTTCACGCCACAGGTCAATGTCCGATCAATTCCATCTACCAATTCGGTGACTCCATCGCTGACACCGGAAACCTAATTCGTACCGGTCCTGTCGGAGCCAGATCTCACGCTGCAAACTACCCATACGGTGAAACATACTTCCACCAAGCCACCGGTCGTCTCTCCAACGGACTGCTAATGATCGATTACTTGGCACGCAGGCTTGATCTTCCATTCCTAAACCCTTACCTCAACGGAGAAACAACGTCTTCGTCTTTCAAGAACGGTGTTAACTTCGCCGTCTCCGGAAGCACAGCACTCAACAGCTCCTTCTTCGCCGCGAGAAACCTCCACGTTCCGGAAACAAACACTCCTCTCTCCACACAGCTCGCTTGGTTCAAGACTCATCTAAGTTCCACGTGTCAAGGCCCTTCTTCTGATTGCTTGAAGAAGTCGCTTTTCATGATGGGTGAGATAGGAGGCAACGACTACAACTACGGTTTCTTCCAAGGCAAACCCATTGAAGAGATCAGAAGCTACATACCACATGTGGTTGGAGCCATCACAGCCGCAGCTAGAGAGGTGATCCGAGCCGGTGCGGTTAACGTAGTCGTCCCTGGAAACTTTCCGGTGGGATGTTTCCCGATTTACTTGACGTCTTTTCCAGTGAAGGATCCAAAAGCTTACGACGACAAAGGTTGCTTGACGCATCTCAACGAATTTGCCATGGATCATAATAACCAACTCCAAGAAGCTATAGCTTCTTTGAGAAAAGAGTTTCCCAATGTGGCTATCGTCTACGGAGATTACTACAATGCGTTTCAATACGTTCTACGTAGTGAAGGATTCGACAAGAGTATGGCTTTGAAATCATGTTGCGGGATCGGTGGAGCTTACAACTACGACGGAAAGAGACCATGCGGAGCAGCGGGAGTGCCGGTGTGTCAGAATCCAAGCAAGTTTATAAGTTGGGATGGAGTGCACTTGACTCAAAAGGCTTATAGATTCATGTCCAAGTTCTTGAACAATCAGATTCTTTCACAGACCAAGTGTTCTAGGGCCTAATCAGGAGCGTGCGTGTTCTTTAGTTTCCAAGTGTCTCCTTAGTTACAGTATTTACTTCCAgcatcagcttttttttttttggttttaatgttaaatttccagcagctttttgtgttcttttgtgCTTTAAATCTTAGGTATTTGGTTTATTACGATTGTATCAACACATCAATAAAACGTTGGCCAGTATTCTCAAACACAATCGTATTCCAAATTCAGATGAAAACACAGCATACCTAATTGACTTCGTAGAgcaatatttattttcttttgtattattactAGCAAATTATTTGGTCTCTTGTTCTTGACGAGGCAAAGAGTCTAGTTTAGGCTTTGGCATATACgttttaaatttgggttttaacTTTGGGAAAGGACGACTTGTATTGGGCTGAAATTGTTTTGGGCCGTTTTGTGTTTGTACTTTctacaatacaaaaacaaacacagtCCACACACTGAAACAAGCAAGAGCAAAGAAGAGAATTCAACAATTTTTAGTAACATTTTTCTTTCTGGTATTGGTATCAATGTTAAATTTTCAGTAacatattttcaagaacaattaaTTTACAGTATGTCCTTAACTACCAATAACTTGGAAATAGTACTAGCACTAAGCCACAACAAACCATAATGAATGCTCTATTTACTGATAGATACGATAAGTAAAGAATCacaattaaatcattaacaAATACTAGTATATTGTAGTccctaaaacaaatttttaatttttaatttaatggaTGATGTAAACCATAGTTGATGtaacaaaattttcacaaaCGAAACCTCCTAAAAAAGAAGCCTAGTAATGAGTGAGAGAGCATCGGTTATTGAATCGAACGAATCATTGCAAAGATCCAAAAtatgcccaaaaaaaaagaaggtctCTATCAAAGTGATCAACAAATCCTATCcttcaaaacaatattttttcaaattaaaataatattttaactaaaagattgaaaaaaaataaaaaactaaaaagaagatgaagaagaagtgaagaagacgaagaagaggaagaagtgaagAAGTGTCACATCTCTCTCTCAGCTCCATAAAAGTTCGCACATTTCTCTGCTCTCTCTTCCCAatattcttcctttttctttaatcgagagatatataatttattcgAGAACTTTCGAAATCGGAACCCCACCACCACcggtcacaaaaaaaaagcttcctCCTTTCAAAACCTCCATCGTCAGCATTCTCTACAGATCCAACGGTTCTGTAATTTCGAATCCGGGTTCTCTTTGCAATCTGGGTTTGATTTGTTGGATTGCTTAATCTAACCTAATGGGTCTTATCGAGAtgtatatgaagaagaagagataacaataataaaaagggaTATGTTTTTGGCAATGGAGAAAGAATTTGATTCAAAGCTTGTTCTTCAAGGGAcctcctcttcatcatcttccaacGGTGCCAATGTTTCCAGAAGCAAAAGCTTCTCCTTTAAAGCTCCTCAAGAAAATTTCACCAGCCATGATTTCCAATTCGGCAAGATCTATGGCGTTGGTTCTTACTCtaaggtttctttttctttcttcttcattataGTGCAATGTGGCTTTTTGATTCGCAATGTGATGTGAAAaggatattgtttttttctttttcaaatcagGTTGTTAGggcaaagaagaaggaaactggAACTGTGTATGCTTTAAAGATTATGGACAAAAAGTTTATTACCAAGGAGAATAAAACTGCTTATGTCAAACTCGAAAGGATTGTTCTTGATCAACTTGAACATCCTGGGATCATTAAGCTTTTCTTCACTTTTCAAGACACTTCCTCTCTATGTAGGTATTTCTAATTCACATGTAACTTTCTTGTGCTTTTTCTCTAGTAATTGAttggtcttttttgttttgtttttgtgtgtcttCTTCTCTATATGGTTTTTGGTAGATATGGCACTTGAATCTTGTGAAGGTGGTGAGCTTTTCGACCAAATAACCAGAGTAAGATGGACTCAGAACCTTGGGAGATTGTTTCTTGGTATTTAGTGTTGTGGGAATTTGACACACCATTGTGGttcatttctttttgtgtgCAGAAAGGTAGGTTATCGGAGGATGAAGCTCGATTCTACACTGCAGAAGTTGTGGATGCTCTTGAGTATATACATAGTATGGGACTGATACATCGAGATATTAAGGTTGCTCCTTCTTTTTTAgatatcttctcttctcttttatgACCGCAACAATGGCAGTGCTAAGTGGTTTTCCTTGTAATGGTAGCCGGAGAATCTGTTGCTGACTTCAGATGGGCACATTAAGATTGCGGATTTTGGTAGTGTAAAGCCGATGCAAGATAGCCAGATC is from Camelina sativa cultivar DH55 chromosome 20, Cs, whole genome shotgun sequence and encodes:
- the LOC104768639 gene encoding glycosyltransferase family protein 64 protein C5, translated to MEETTENVASAASGHNKHHHRYRYRSSGRRFLFFASCFGFYALVAVTYAWFVFSPHIGRTDHVSSSSLGCREDNEGSWSIGVFYGDSPFSLKPIESINVWRNESGAWPVSNPVLTCASLTNSGLPSNFVADPFLYVQGDTLYLFFETKNPITMQGDIGVAKSIDKGATWETLGIVLDEAWHLSFPFVFNYNGEIYMMPESNELGQLNLYRAVNFPLSWKLEKVIMKKPLVDSTIIHHEGIYWLFGSDHSSFGTKKNGQLEIWYSNSPLGTWKPHKMNPIYNGKRSVGARNGGRAFLHDGNLYRVGQDCGENYGKRIRIFKVEVISKEEYREVEVPFSLEASDKGKNSWNGVREHHFDVKQLSSGEFIGLVDGDRVTSGDLFHRVILGYASLVAAISVVVLLGFLLGVVNCIVPSTWCMNYYAGKRTDALLNLETAGLFSEKLRRICSRLNRVPPFLRGFVKPNSSMGKFTLGVIVLVGLFLTCVGIRYIYGGSGAVEPYPFKGHLSQFTLATMTYDARLWNLKMYVKRYSRCPSVKEIVVIWNKGPPPQLSELDSAVPVRIRVQKQNSLNNRFEIDPLIKTRAVLELDDDIMMPCDDIEKGFRVWREHPERLVGFYPRFVDQTMTYSAEKFARSHKGYNMILTGAAFMDVRFAFDMYQSEKAKLGREFVNEQFNCEDILLNFLYANASGSGKAVEYVRPSLTTIDTSKFSGVAISGNTNQHYKKRSKCLRRFSDLYGSLADRRWEFGGRKDGWDL